Proteins found in one Larimichthys crocea isolate SSNF chromosome I, L_crocea_2.0, whole genome shotgun sequence genomic segment:
- the LOC104920593 gene encoding endothelin receptor type B — translation MRGVALLCLLIAAEVGATRFVRNTQGGSEASEPSKNNASFPLPPLQPARPRGSFPPMCIKPTEIKNAFKYVNTIVSCLIFVVGIIGNSTLLRIIYKNKCMRNGPNVLIGSLALGDLLYIIIAIPINVFKLIAEDWPFGVYVCKLMPFIQKASVGITVLSLCALSIDRYHAVTSWSRVKGMGIPLWKAVEVTLIWLVAVLLAVPEVLAFDMLEMPYRGNKLRVCLMHPEQTTSFLKFYQNVKDWWLFGFYFCFPLACTGIFYTLMSCEMLSRKKGMRIALNDHMKQRREVAKTVFCLVLIFALCWLPLHLSRILKKTIYDQNDPNRCELLSFLLVMDYIGINMASLNSCINPIALYFVSQKFKNCFQSCLCCWCYRTSPLDEQGSGGRWKGSCHGNGLDRSSSRSSQKYTSTS, via the exons ATGAGGGGCGTCGCTCTGCTGTGTCTCCTGATTGCCGCGGAGGTTGGAGCCACTCGGTTTGTCCGCAACACCCAGGGCGGCTCCGAAGCTTCAGAACCCTCAAAGAACAATGCATCCTTCCCACTTCCACCTCTACAGCCAGCCCGGCCGAGGGGCTCCTTCCCCCCCATGTGCATAAAGCCCACAGAGATCAAGAACGCCTTCAAGTATGTGAACACGATCGTGTCCTGCCTGATCTTTGTGGTGGGGATCATCGGCAACTCAACGCTCCTCAGGATCATATACAAGAACAAGTGTATGAGGAATGGACCCAATGTCCTGATTGGCAGCCTGGCACTCGGAGACCTGCTTTATATCATCATTGCCATCCCCATAAATGTGTTTAAG CTAATTGCTGAAGACTGGCCATTTGGTGTATACGTCTGTAAATTGATGCCTTTTATCCAGAAAGCTTCAGTGGGAATTACTGTCCTCAGCCTGTGTGCCCTCAGTATTGACCG CTACCATGCAGTGACGTCATGGAGCAGAGTGAAGGGGATGGGTATCCCTCTGTGGAAAGCAGTGGAGGTGACTCTGATCTGGCTGGTTGCTGTGCTGCTCGCAGTCCCCGAGGTGTTGGCATTTGACATGCTGGAGATGCCGTACAGAGGCAACAAGCTGCGTGTGTGCTTGATGCATCCAGAACAGACCACCAGCTTTTTGAAG TTCTACCAGAATGTGAAAGACTGGTGGTTGTTTGGCTTCTATTTCTGCTTCCCACTGGCCTGCACAGGAATCTTCTACACACTCATGTCATGTGAGATGCTCAGCCGCAAAAAAGGCATGCGCATCGCCCTCAACGACCACATGAAACAG cGGAGGGAAGTAGCGAAGACGGTGTTCTGCCTGGTGTTGATTTTTGCTCTCTGCTGGCTGCCCCTTCATCTCAGCCGTATTCTGAAGAAAACAATCTACGACCAAAATGACCCCAACCGCTGTGAACTGCTCAG CTTCCTGTTAGTGATGGATTACATCGGCATCAACATGGCCTCGCTAAACTCCTGCATTAACCCGATTGCCCTCTACTTTGTCAGCCAGAAGTTTAAAAACTGCTTCCAG TCTTGCCTGTGCTGCTGGTGCTACAGAACATCTCCCCTGGACGAACAGGGCTCGGGAGGGCGCTGGAAGGGCTCTTGTCACGGAAACGGACTAGACCGCTCCAGCTCTCGTTCCAGTCAGAAATACACAAGCACTTCATAA
- the polr1d gene encoding DNA-directed RNA polymerases I and III subunit RPAC2 gives MAGEGEKKPVLEMVQADGADEGCVTFVLHDEDHTLGNSLRYMIMKTVDVEFCGYTITHPSESKINFRIQTRGGLPATEPLRRGLTELSDVCQHVLNTFEARVNEFKEKEEQPME, from the exons ATGGCcggggaaggagagaagaaaccAGTGCTGGAAATG gTCCAGGCCGATGGAGCTGATGAGGGCTGTGTGACATTTGTGCTGCACGATGAAGACCATACACTTGGCAACTCCCTCAGATATATGATCATGAAGAC CGTGGACGTGGAGTTTTGTGGCTACACCATCACCCATCCGTCTGAAAGCAAGATCAACTTTCGCATTCAGACACGAG GGGGACTTCCGGCCACAGAGCCACTGCGGAGAGGCTTGACTGAGCTCAGTGATGTTTGCCAACATGTTCTCAACACCTTTGAG GCAAGGGTTAATGAGTTtaaagagaaggaggagcaACCTATGGAATGA